One window of the Trifolium pratense cultivar HEN17-A07 linkage group LG2, ARS_RC_1.1, whole genome shotgun sequence genome contains the following:
- the LOC123909338 gene encoding stearoyl-[acyl-carrier-protein] 9-desaturase 6, chloroplastic-like translates to MMMAICTQLRAPPHAWTPTKSHLKSPSKPLLKAQKTQSLSPEKKEIFKSLESWVSQNVLPLAKPVEKCWQPHDLLPNSSLSTDEFIDQVKLLRDQTAELPDDYLVVLVGDMITEEALPTYQSWLNRLDGVADETGSSHNPWAVWTRSWTAEENRHGDLLKTYLYLSGRVDMFMVEKTIQYLIQAGMDIQTGNDPYKAFVYASFQERATFLSDGSMARLAKERGDPALALICGTIAADEKRHEIAYERIVEKFLEVDPTETMTAIAEMLSNNITMPGHLMYDGRDPHLFGHFSAVAQRIGVYTVSDYIDSLEFLIGRWKLEKIEGLTSEGKHAQEIVCGLAPKIRRLQERADERVKKMKPKFSWIFNKEMTP, encoded by the exons ATGATGATGGCAATATGCACCCAATTAAGAGCACCACCACATGCATGGACACCAACAAAAAGCCACTTAAAGTCCCCATCCAAACCACTCCTAAAAGCCCAAAAGACACAATCATTGTCTCCTGAGAAGAAAGAAATTTTCAAGTCATTAGAGAGTTGGGTATCACAAAATGTCCTGCCACTAGCCAAACCTGTGGAGAAATGCTGGCAACCACATGATTTGTTGCCAAACTCATCGTTGTCAACCGATGAGTTCATCGATCAAGTGAAGCTCTTAAGGGATCAAACGGCTGAACTTCCTGACGATTATCTGGTAGTTTTGGTGGGTGACATGATCACTGAGGAAGCATTGCCTACATACCAATCATGGTTAAATAGGCTGGATGGGGTTGCGGACGAGACTGGTTCAAGCCACAATCCATGGGCCGTATGGACACGCTCTTGGACTGCCGAGGAGAATAGGCATGGAGACTTGCTTAAAACATATCTCTACCTTTCGGGTCGAGTTGATATGTTCATGGTCGAGAAGACTATCCAATACTTGATTCAAGCTGGCATG GATATACAAACAGGAAACGATCCTTATAAGGCTTTTGTTTATGCATCCTTCCAAGAGCGAGCCACTTTTCTATCAGACGGTAGCATGGCCCGACTAGCTAAGGAGAGAGGTGATCCGGCGCTTGCACTCATATGTGGCACGATTGCCGCGGATGAGAAGCGTCACGAGATTGCATACGAGAGGATTGTGGAGAAGTTTCTCGAAGTGGACCCCACAGAGACAATGACAGCCATAGCAGAAATGTTGAGTAACAACATAACAATGCCTGGACACTTGATGTATGACGGACGAGACCCACACCTCTTCGGTCATTTCTCTGCGGTAGCACAACGTATCGGCGTGTATACGGTTAGTGACTACATTGATAGCTTGGAGTTCTTGATTGGACGGTGGAAATTGGAGAAGATAGAGGGTTTGACAAGCGAGGGAAAACATGCACAAGAGATCGTGTGTGGGCTTGCACCTAAGATTAGAAGACTCCAGGAGCGCGCTGATGAGCGAGTGAAAAAGATGAAGCCAAAATTTAGTTGGATCTTCAATAAAGAGATGACTCCATGA